One Streptomyces sp. ML-6 genomic region harbors:
- a CDS encoding alkaline phosphatase PhoX: MPITRREFTKQSALTGAGIALTGTVASLATAPGALAADDPKHGNGHDKGHGHGHGHGREPGYGPLIADPEGILALPAGFSYKIITHCGVTKLESGEHTPSNHDGTAAFEGPRGVTLLVNNHELAGTRAGWEHPVPLTEGLVYDPVAAGGCTVVETRRDGRVAEWVGIAGTSTNCAGGTTPWGTWLTCEETEDKAGKNGLLKDHGYVFEVDPYDRGANRDPHPIKAFGRYAHEAVVIDPKRGHAYLTEDAGNPNGLLYRWVPPQGFRHGRGKLRTLADDAGVLQATKCFDRNGKFVDDLARATKIGTVYGVDWVDVPDRDARTVSVRKQFADGEITRARKLEGMWWGDGGAYVVSSFARSESPAQHDGQVWFYDPKRRTLTLKVLLGVNPDPSKDGAFDGPDNITVSPYGGLVISEDGDGIQHLFGATESGRTYPIARNELNIGTEEEPEYSEFTGVTFSPDGRTLYANIQTPGIMLAITGPWKRQPKK, encoded by the coding sequence ATGCCCATCACGCGCAGGGAATTCACCAAGCAGTCCGCACTCACCGGTGCCGGCATCGCCCTGACCGGCACCGTCGCCTCCCTGGCCACCGCGCCCGGTGCCCTGGCCGCCGACGACCCGAAGCACGGCAACGGACACGACAAGGGGCACGGTCATGGCCACGGTCACGGCCGTGAACCCGGCTACGGACCGCTGATCGCCGACCCCGAGGGCATCCTCGCGCTCCCCGCCGGCTTCTCGTACAAGATCATCACCCACTGCGGTGTCACCAAGCTGGAGAGCGGTGAGCACACCCCCTCCAACCACGACGGCACGGCCGCCTTCGAGGGCCCGCGCGGCGTCACCCTGCTCGTCAACAATCACGAGCTGGCCGGCACCCGGGCCGGCTGGGAGCACCCGGTGCCGCTCACCGAGGGCCTCGTCTACGACCCGGTCGCGGCCGGCGGCTGCACCGTCGTGGAGACCCGCCGCGACGGCCGGGTCGCCGAGTGGGTCGGCATCGCCGGCACCTCCACCAACTGCGCCGGTGGCACCACCCCGTGGGGCACCTGGCTCACCTGCGAGGAGACCGAGGACAAGGCCGGCAAGAACGGCCTGCTCAAGGACCACGGCTACGTCTTCGAGGTCGACCCGTACGACCGCGGGGCCAACCGCGACCCGCACCCGATCAAGGCATTCGGCCGGTACGCCCACGAGGCCGTCGTGATCGACCCCAAGCGCGGTCACGCCTACCTGACCGAGGACGCCGGCAACCCCAACGGGCTGCTCTACCGCTGGGTCCCGCCGCAGGGCTTCCGGCACGGCCGCGGCAAGCTGCGCACCCTCGCCGACGACGCCGGTGTCCTCCAGGCCACCAAGTGCTTCGACCGCAACGGCAAGTTCGTCGACGACCTGGCCCGCGCCACGAAGATCGGCACCGTGTACGGCGTGGACTGGGTCGACGTGCCCGACCGCGACGCCAGGACCGTCTCGGTGCGCAAGCAGTTCGCCGACGGCGAGATCACCCGCGCCCGCAAGCTCGAAGGCATGTGGTGGGGCGACGGCGGCGCCTACGTCGTCTCCTCGTTCGCCCGCTCCGAGAGCCCCGCCCAGCACGACGGCCAGGTCTGGTTCTACGACCCCAAGCGCCGCACGCTGACGCTGAAGGTCCTCCTCGGCGTGAACCCCGACCCGTCGAAGGACGGCGCCTTCGACGGCCCGGACAACATCACCGTCTCCCCGTACGGCGGCCTGGTCATCTCCGAGGACGGCGACGGCATCCAGCACCTCTTCGGGGCGACCGAGAGCGGCCGCACCTACCCCATCGCGCGCAACGAACTGAACATCGGCACCGAGGAGGAGCCGGAGTACAGCGAGTTCACCGGTGTCACGTTCTCGCCCGACGGCCGGACCCTGTACGCCAACATCCAGACGCCGGGCATCATGCTCGCCATCACCGGCCCGTGGAAGCGCCAGCCGAAGAAGTAG